The following proteins are co-located in the Gorilla gorilla gorilla isolate KB3781 chromosome 7, NHGRI_mGorGor1-v2.1_pri, whole genome shotgun sequence genome:
- the RP1 gene encoding oxygen-regulated protein 1 isoform X1, whose translation MSDTPSTGFSIIHPTSSEGQVPPPRHLSLTHPVVAKRISFYKSGDPQFGGVRVVVNPRSFKSFDALLDNLSRKVPLPFGVRNISTPRGRHSITRLEELEDGESYLCSHGRKVQPVDLDKARRRPRPWLSSRAISAHSPPHAVAVAAPGMPRPPRSLVVFRNGDPKTRRAVLLSRRVTQSFEAFLQHLTEVMQRPVVKLYATDGRRVPSLQAVILSSGAVVAAGREPFKPGNYDIQKYLLPARLPGISQRVYPKGNAKSESRKISTHMSSSSRSQIYSVSSEKTHNNDCYLDYSFVPENYLALEKNDSQNLPIYPSEDDIEKSIIFNQDGTMTVEMKVRFRIKEEETIKWTTTVSKTGPSNNDEKSEMSFPGRTESRSSGLKLAACSFSADVSPMEQSSNQEGSLAEEINIQMTDQVAETCSSASWENATVDTDIIQGTQDQAKHRFYRPPTPGLRRVRQKKSVIGSVTLVSETEVQEKMIGQFSYSEERESGENKSEYHMFTHSCSKMSSVSNKPVLVQINNNDQMEESSLERKKENSLLKSSAISAGVIEITSQKMLEMSHNNGLPSTISNNSIVEEDVVDCVVLDNKTGIKNFKTYGNTSDRFSPISADATDFSSNNSGNDKNISEAPASEASSTVTARIDRLINEFAQCGLTKLPKNEKKILSSVASKKKKKSRQQAINSRYQDGQLATKGILNKNERINTKGRITKEMIVQDSDSPLKGGILCEEDLQKSDTVIESNTFCSKSNLNSTISKNFHRNKLNTTQNSKVQGLLTKRKSRSLNKISLGVPKKREIGQRDKVFPHNESKYCKSTFENKSLFHVFNILEQKPKDFYAPQSQAEVASGYLRGMAKKSLVSKVTDSHTTLKSQKKRKGDKVKASAILSKQHATTRANSLASLKKPDFPEDIAHHSIQNYIQSWLQNINPYPTLKPIKSAPVCRNETSVVNCSNNSFSGNDPHTNSGKISNFVMESNKHITKIAGLTGDNLCKEGDKSFIANDTGEEDLHETQVGSLNDAYLVPLHEHCTLSQSAINHHDTKSHIAAEKSGPEKKLVYQEINLARKRQSVEAAIQVDPIEEETPKDLLPVLMLHQLQASVPGIHKTQNGVVQMPGSLAGVPFHSAICNSSTNLLLAWLLVLNLKGSMNSFCQVDAHKATNKSSETLALLEILKHIAITEEADDLKAAVANLVESTTSHFGLSEKEQDMVPIDLSANCSTVNIQSVPKCSENERTQGISSLDGGCSASEACAPEVCVLEVTCSPCEMCTVNKAYPPKETCNPSDTFFPSDGYGVDQTSMNKACFLGEVCSLTDTVFSDKACAQKENHTYEGACPIDETYVPVNVCNTIDFLNSKENTYTDNLDSTEELERGDDIQKDLNILTDPEYKNGFNTLVSHQNVSNLSSCGLCLSEKEAELDKKHSSLDDFENCSLRKFQDENAYTSFDMEEPRISEEPGLITNSMTSSERNISELESFEELENHDTDIFNTVVNGGEQATEELIQEEVEASKTLELIDISSKNIMEEKRKNGIIYEIISKRLATPPSLVFCYDSKQNSEKETNEGETKMVKMMVKSMETGSYSESSPDLQKCIKSPVTSDWSDYRPDSDSEQPYKTSSDDPNDSGEFTQEKEYNIGFVKRAIEKLYGKADIIKPSFFPGSTRKSQVCPYNSVEFQCSRKASLYDSEGQSFGSSEQVSSSSPMLQEFQEERQDKCDVSAVRDNYYRGDIVEPGTKQNDHSRILTDIEEGLLIDKGKWLLKENHLLRMSSENPGNADTTSVDTLLDNNSSEVPYSHFGNLAPGPTMDELSSSELEELTQPLELKCNYFNMPHGSDSEPFHEDLLDVHNETCAKERIANHHTEEKGSHQSERVCTSATHSFISSGNKVYPVSDDAIKNQPLAGSNMIHGTLQEADSLDKLYALCGQHCPILTVIIQPMNEEDRGFAYRKESDIENFLGFYLWMKIHPYLLQTDKNVFREENNKASMRQNLIDNAIGDIFDQFYFSNTFDLMGKRRKQKRINFLGLEEEGNLKKFQPDLKERFCMNFLHTSLLVVGNVDSNTQDLSGQTNEIFKAVDENNNLLNNRFQGSRTNLNQVVRENINCHYFFEILGQACLLDICQVETSLNISNRNILEDLCMFEGENLFIWEEEDILNLTDLESSREQEDL comes from the exons ATGAGTGATACCCCTTCTACTGGTTTTTCCATCATTCATCCTACGTCTTCTGAAGGTCAAGTTCCACCCCCTCGCCATTTGAGCCTCACTCATCCTGTTGTGGCCAAGCGAATCAGTTTCTACAAGAGCGGAGACCCCCAATTCGGCGGGGTCAGGGTGGTGGTCAACCCTCGCTCCTTTAAGTCCTTTGATGCTCTGCTGGATAACTTGTCCAGGAAGGTGCCCCTACCTTTTGGAGTGAGGAACATCAGCACCCCTCGGGGCAGGCACAGCATCACGCGCCTGGAGGAGCTGGAGGACGGCGAGTCCTACTTATGTTCCCACGGCAGGAAGGTGCAGCCTGTAGACCTGGACAAAGCCCGTCGGCGCCCGCGGCCCTGGCTCAGCAGCCGGGCCATTAGCGCGCACTCACCGCCCCACGCCGTAGCCGTCGCTGCTCCCGGCATGCCCCGCCCCCCACGGAGCCTGGTGGTCTTCAGGAATGGCGACCCGAAGACGAGGCGTGCGGTTCTTCTGAGCAGGAGGGTCACCCAGAGCTTCGAGGCATTTCTACAGCACCTGACAGAGGTCATGCAGCGCCCTGTGGTCAAGCTGTATGCTACGGACGGAAGGAGG GTTCCCAGCCTCCAGGCAGTGATCTTGAGCTCTGGAGCTGTGGTGGCGGCAGGAAGGGAGCCATTTAAACCAGGAAATTATGACATCCAAAAATACTTGCTTCCTGCTAGATTACCAGGGATCTCTCAGCGTGTGTACCCCAAGGGAAATGCAAAGTCAGAAAGCAGAAAGA TAAGCACACATATGTCTTCAAGCTCAAGGTCCCAgatttattctgtttcttctgAGAAAACACATAATAATGATTGCTACTTAGACTATTCTTTTGTTCCTGAAAATTACTTGGCCTTAGaaaagaatgattctcagaattTACCAATATATCCTTCTGAAGATGATATTGagaaatcaattatttttaatcaagATGGCACTATGACAGTTGAGATGAAAGTTCGATTCagaataaaagaggaagaaaccaTAAAATGGACAACTACTGTCAGTAAAACTGGTCCTTCTAATAATGATGAAAAGAGTGAgatgagttttccaggaagaacAGAAAGTCGATCATCTGGTTTAAAGCTTGCAGCATGTTCATTCTCTGCAGATGTGTCACCTATGGAGCAAAGCAGTAATCAAGAGGGCAGTTTGGCAGAGGAGATAAACATTCAAATGACAGATCAAGTGGCTGAAACTTGCAGTTCTGCTAGTTGGGAGAATGCTACTGTGGACACAGATATCATCCAGGGAACTCAAGACCAAGCAAAGCATCGTTTTTATAGGCCCCCTACACCTGGACTAAGAAGAGTGAGACAAAAGAAATCTGTGATTGGCAGTGTGACCTTAGTATCTGAAACTGAGGTTCAAGAGAAAATGATTGGACAGTTTTCCTATAGTGAAGAAAGGGAAAGTGGGGAAAACAAGTCTGAGTATCACATGTTTACACATTCTTGCAGTAAAATGTCATCAGTATCTAACAAACCAGTACTTGTTCAGATCAATAACAATGATCAAATGGAGGAGTCatcattagaaagaaaaaaggaaaacagtctGCTTAAGTCAAGTGCAATAAGTGCCGGTGTTATAGAAATTACAAGTCAGAAGATGTTAGAGATGTCACATAATAATGGTTTGCCATCAACTATATCAAATAACTCAATTGTGGAGGAAGATGTAGTTGATTGTGTGGTGTTGGACAACAAAACTGGTATCAAGAACTTCAAAACTTATGGTAACACCAGTGATAGGTTCAGTCCTATTTCAGCAGATGCAACCGATTTTTCAAGTAATAACTCTggaaatgacaaaaatatttctGAGGCTCCAGCTTCAGAAGCATCCTCTACTGTCACTGCAAGAATTGACAGACTAATTAATGAATTTGCTCAGTGTGGTTTAACAAAActtccaaaaaatgaaaagaagatttTGTCATCAGTTgccagcaaaaagaagaaaaaatctcGACAGCAAGCAATAAATTCCAGGTATCAAGATGGACAGCTTGCAACCAAAGGAATTCTTAATAAGAATGAGAGAATAAACACAAAAGGTAGAATTACAAAGGAAATGATAGTGCAAGATTCAGATAGTCCCCTTAAAGGAGGGATACTTTGTGAGGAAGACCTCCAGAAAAGTGATACTGTAATTGAATCAAATACTTTTTGTTCCAAAAGTAATCTCAATTCCACGATTTCCAAGAATTTCcatagaaataaattaaatactacTCAAAATTCCAAGGTTCAAGGACTTTTAACCAAAAGAAAATCTAGATCACTAAATAAAATAAGCTTAGGAGTacctaaaaaaagagaaatcggTCAAAGAGATAAAGTGTTTCCTCACAATGAATCTAAATATTGCAAAagtacttttgaaaataaaagtttatttcatgtatttaacATCCTTGAGCAAAAACCCAAAGATTTTTATGCACCGCAATCTCAAGCAGAAGTGGCATCTGGGTATTTGAGAGGAATGGCAAAGAAGAGTTTAGTTTCAAAAGTTACTGATTCACACACAACtttaaaaagccagaaaaaaCGTAAAGGggataaagtgaaagcaagtgcTATTTTAAGTAAACAACATGCTACAACCAGGGCAAATTCTTTAGCTTCTTTGAAAAAACCTGATTTTCCTGAGGATATTGCTCATCATTCAATTCAAAATTATATACAGAGTTGGTTGCAGAACATAAATCCATATCCAACTTTAAAGCCTATAAAATCAGCTCCAGTATGTAGAAATGAAACGAGTGTGGTAAATTGTAGCAATAATAGTTTTTCAGGGAATGATCCCCATACAAATTCtggaaaaataagtaattttgtTATGGAAAGTAATAAGCACATAACTAAAATTGCCGGTTTGACAGGAGATAATCTATGTAAAGAGGGAGATAAGTCTTTTATTGCCAATGACACTGGTGAAGAAGATCTCCATGAGACACAGGTTGGATCTCTGAATGATGCTTATTTGGTTCCCCTGCATGAACACTGTACTTTGTCACAGTCAGCTATTAATCATCATGATACTAAAAGTCATATAGCTGCTGAAAAATCAGGACCAGAGAAAAAACTTGTTTACCAGGAAATAAACCTAGCTAGAAAAAGGCAAAGTGTAGAGGCTGCCATTCAAGTAGATCCTATAGAAGAGGAAACTCCAAAAGACCTCTTACCAGTCCTGATGCTTCACCAATTGCAAGCTTCAGTTCCTGGTATTCACAAGACTCAGAATGGAGTTGTTCAAATGCCAGGTTCACTTGCAGGTGTTCCCTTTCATTCTGCAATATGTAATTCATCCACTAATCTCCTTCTAGCTTGGCTCTTGGTGCTAAACCTAAAGGGAAGTATGAATAGCTTCTGTCAAGTTGATGCTCACAAGGCTACCAACAAATCTTCAGAAACACTTGCATTGTTGGAGATTCTAAAGCACATAGCTATCACAGAGGAAGCTGATGACTTGAAAGCTGCTGTTGCCAATTTAGTGGAGTCAACTACAAGCCACTTTGGACTCAGTGAGAAAGAACAAGACATGGTTCCAATAGATCTTTCTGCAAATTGTTCCACAGTCAACATTCAGAGTGTTCCTAAGTGCAGTGAAAATGAAAGAACACAAGGAATCTCCTCTTTGGATGGAGGTTGCTCTGCCAGTGAGGCATGTGCCCCTGAAGTCTGTGTTTTGGAAGTGACTTGCTCTCCATGTGAGATGTGCACTGTAAATAAGGCTTATCCTCCAAAAGAGACATGTAACCCCAGTGACACTTTTTTTCCTAGTGATGGTTATGGTGTGGATCAGACTTCTATGAATAAGGCTTGTTTCCTAGGAGAGGTCTGTTCACTTACTGATACTGTGTTTTCTGATAAGGCTTGTGCTCAAAAGGAGAACCATACCTATGAGGGAGCTTGCCCAATTGATGAGACCTACGTTCCTGTCAATGTCTGCAATACCATTGACTTTTTAAACTCCAAAGAAAACACATATACTGATAACTTGGATTCAACTGAAGAGTTAGAAAGAGGTGATGACATTCAGAAAGATCTAAATATTTTGACAGACCCTGAATATAAAAATGGCTTTAATACATTGGTGTCGCATCAAAATGTCAGTAATTTAAGCTCCTGTGGCCTTTGCCTAAGTGAAAAAGAAGCAGAACTTGATAAGAAACATAGTTCTCTAGAtgattttgaaaattgttcacTAAGGAAGTTTCAGGATGAAAATGCATATACTTCCTTTGATATGGAAGAACCAAGGATTTCTGAAGAACCAGGCTTAATAACCAACAGCATGACATCAAGTGAAAGAAACATTTCAGAATTGGAATCTTTTGAAGAATTAGAAAACCATGACACCGATATCTTTAATACAGTGGTAAATGGAGGAGAGCAAGCCACTGAAGAATTAATCCAAGAAGAGGTAGAGGCTAGTAAAACTTTAGAATTGATAGACATCTCTAGTAAGAATattatggaagaaaaaagaaagaatggtatAATTTATGAAATAATCAGTAAGAGGCTGGCAACACCACCATCTTTAGTTTTTTGCTATGATTCTAAGCAAAATAGTGAAAAGGAGACCAATGAAGGAGAAACTAAGATGGTAAAAATGATGGTGAAAAGTATGGAAACTGGAAGTTATTCAGAGTCCTCTCCTGATTTACAAAAATGCATCAAAAGTCCAGTGACTTCTGATTGGTCAGACTATCGGCCTGACAGTGACAGTGAGCAGCCATATAAAACATCCAGTGATGATCCCAATGACAGTGGCgaatttacccaagagaaagaaTATAACATAGGATTTGTTAAAAGGGCAATAGAAAAACTTTACGGTAAAGCAGATATTATCAAACCATCTTTTTTTCCTGGGTCTACCCGCAAATCTCAGGTTTGTCCTTATAATTCTGTGGAATTTCAGTGTTCCAGGAAAGCAAGTCTTTATGATTCTGAAGGGCAGTCATTTGGCTCTTCTGAACAGGTATCTAGTAGTTCACCTATGTTGCAGGAATTCCAGGAGGAAAGACAAGATAAGTGTGATGTTAGTGCTGTGAGGGACAATTATTATAGGGGTGACATTGTAGAACCTGGTACAAAACAAAATGATCATAGCAGAATCCTCACAGACATAGAGGAAGGATTACTGATTGACAAAGGCAAATGGCTTCTGAAAGAAAATCATTTGCTAAGGATGTCATCTGAAAATCCTGGCAATGCAGACACCACATCAGTGGACACCCTACTTGACAATAACAGCAGTGAGGTACCAtattcacattttggtaatttggCCCCAGGCCCAACGATGGATGAACTCTCCTCTTCAGAACTCGAGGAACTGACTCAACCCCTTGAACTAAAATGCAATTACTTTAACATGCCTCATGGTAGTGACTCAGAACCTTTTCATGAGGACTTGCTGGATGTTCACAATGAAACCTGTGCCAAGGAAAGAATAGCAAATCACCATACAGAGGAGAAGGGTAGTCATCAGTCAGAAAGAGTATGCACATCTGCCACtcattcctttatttcttctggTAACAAAGTCTACCCTGTCTCTGATGATGCTATTAAAAACCAACCGTTGGCTGGCAGTAATATGATTCATGGTACACTTCAGGAAGCTGACTCTTTGGATAAACTGTATGCTCTTTGTGGTCAACATTGCCCAATACTAACTGTTATTATCCAACCCATGAATGAGGAAGACCGAGGATTTGCATATCGCAAAGAATCTGATATTGAAAATTTCTTGGGTTTTTATTTATGGATGAAAATACACCCATATTTACTTCAGACAGACAAAAATGTGTTCAGGGAAGAGAACAATAAAGCAAGTATGAGACAAAATCTTATTGATAATGCCATTGGTGATATATTTGATCAGTTTTATTTCAGTAACACATTTGACTTGAtgggtaaaagaagaaaacaaaaaagaattaacttCTTGGGGTTAGAGGAAGAAGGTAATTTAAAGAAATTTCAACCAGATTTGAAGGAAAGGTTTTGTATGAATTTCTTGCACACATCATTGTTAGTTGTGGGTAATGTGGATTCAAATACACAAGACCTCAGCGGTCAGACAAATGAAATCTTTAAAGCAGTCGATGAGAATAACAACTTATTAAATAACAGATTCCAGGGCTCAAGAACAAATCTCAACCAAGTAGTAAGAGAAAATATCAACTGTCATTACTTCTTTGAAATACTTGGTCAAGCTTGCCTCTTAGATATTTGCCAAGTTGAGACCTCCTTAAATATTAGCAACAGAAATATTTTAGAAGATCTTTGTATGTTTGAGGGTGAAAATCTTTTCATTTGGGAAGAGGAAGACATATTAAATTTAACTGATCTTGAAAGCAGTAGAGAACAAGAAGATTTATAA